Proteins from a single region of Deinococcus fonticola:
- a CDS encoding TetR/AcrR family transcriptional regulator — MDSSSLRERQKERRRARIYGVAIELFKQSGFQTTTATDIARASNVSRGTFFNYYPYKEAVLLDYGSEVMERLRDLAEARLASGAAPLTVLYEVWDRLAEENARERDLFPPLAYEVLNPNPERARTAYQALPLSKVVELVLRPMHQAGQLRTDLSLQRISNLIADTYLMVALRWSAYGTERPLQEEMRLALNLLLEGAIKR, encoded by the coding sequence ATGGATTCGTCATCGCTGAGGGAACGTCAGAAGGAGCGCCGCCGCGCCCGGATTTACGGCGTGGCTATTGAACTGTTCAAGCAGAGCGGCTTCCAGACGACCACGGCGACCGACATCGCGCGGGCCAGCAATGTGTCGCGCGGCACCTTCTTCAACTACTACCCGTACAAGGAAGCTGTGCTGCTGGATTACGGCAGCGAGGTCATGGAGCGCCTGCGCGACCTGGCCGAGGCGCGGCTGGCCAGCGGCGCCGCCCCGCTGACGGTGCTGTACGAGGTGTGGGATCGCCTGGCCGAGGAAAACGCCCGTGAACGCGACCTGTTCCCGCCGCTGGCCTACGAGGTCTTGAACCCCAATCCGGAACGCGCCCGCACGGCGTACCAGGCGCTGCCCCTGAGCAAGGTAGTGGAGCTGGTGCTGCGGCCCATGCACCAGGCCGGGCAACTGCGCACGGACCTGAGTTTGCAGCGCATCAGCAACCTGATCGCCGACACCTACCTGATGGTGGCGCTGCGCTGGAGCGCTTACGGCACCGAGCGCCCCCTGCAGGAGGAGATGCGCCTGGCGCTGAACCTGCTGCTGGAAGGGGCCATCAAGCGCTGA
- a CDS encoding ComEA family DNA-binding protein, whose protein sequence is MARSFDAVTLLLAAGLGVVGALTLGPTLAPQPRVPVVTHAPLPPVQAGVNGEPPTYPSTGSVTPLISGRLNINSATTEQLEALPKVGPALAQRIIDHRPYRTLADLDAVKGIGEATLRVLTPLIRFQ, encoded by the coding sequence ATGGCCCGGTCATTCGATGCCGTGACGCTGCTGCTGGCCGCTGGCCTGGGCGTGGTCGGCGCGTTGACTCTCGGCCCGACGCTCGCGCCGCAGCCCCGCGTGCCGGTGGTCACACATGCGCCCCTGCCGCCCGTCCAGGCGGGCGTGAACGGCGAACCGCCCACCTACCCCTCGACTGGCAGCGTCACGCCTCTCATCTCAGGGCGCCTGAATATCAATTCCGCCACCACTGAGCAGCTCGAGGCCCTGCCGAAAGTCGGCCCGGCGCTGGCCCAGCGCATCATCGACCACCGGCCCTACCGCACCCTGGCCGACCTGGACGCCGTGAAAGGCATCGGCGAAGCCACCCTGCGGGTGCTGACCCCGCTGATCCGCTTTCAATGA
- a CDS encoding DNA internalization-related competence protein ComEC/Rec2 → MTASPTRAAPRPAALAWPLPTALGVIGGILLALHLPWGGALMLLAAAYFLSIRDLRPLLLAAAGALAGYTSASVTQSRPDPMTPWLGAQVTLKGYWDGQFLNLEDPRARVALAPKPPRPPGQLTVSGRLERPSPQRTPGGFDQAAWLRAQGGLFTPAPGSVLGAARVRAYTPAAGLQGWFRRGLSAGLSERHAALMQAIELGDRSDLGREEFAGGYSVRDAFNRAGLAHLMALSGQNVALLTGVVILILSGLNLRPPARYLIPAFLLIPYLFLLVGMSPSIARAVLMGFVALIGLAVGRGRSDPLATIALAALVCLLIYPLWLLDIGFQLSFLAVLGLTLSGRLAERLPARWPRVLRLALSATILAELATLPVIASTFGQLPLVGLPANLLAEVVMAALVPLGFLAGLLGPAGGLVNWLVGPLASLLLALAEGFGRAPVLPWGHPGPGGFAAYAVAAAAGVLWLLGRVRGKVALAAALGCAVLSALPPMLRPVREITYLDVGQGDSTLVRLRGLTMLVDAGGSVGSDFDVGTRTVVPALRSLGVRKIDVLVATHADTDHIEGLTGVLNSLRVGEVWIGQPKRGDPVLNRVLQAAQAQRVPVRQVSRGDRFSVDGVTFTVLWPQRNMFSTADNDNSIVLTLESGAWRTALLGDLPDPAENFLGIGNLDLLKAAHHGSRYSTSAEFLRQTTPRNAIISVGRNTYGHPHPDVLKRLREAGVNVWRTDEQGTIHWPIP, encoded by the coding sequence ATGACGGCCAGCCCAACCCGCGCCGCCCCCCGTCCCGCTGCACTCGCCTGGCCTCTGCCCACCGCGCTGGGCGTGATCGGCGGCATTCTGCTGGCGCTGCACCTCCCGTGGGGCGGCGCGCTGATGCTGCTCGCTGCCGCGTACTTCCTGTCTATCCGCGACCTCAGACCCCTGCTGCTGGCCGCCGCCGGGGCACTGGCCGGGTACACCAGCGCCAGTGTCACGCAGTCGCGTCCCGACCCCATGACTCCCTGGCTTGGCGCCCAGGTCACCCTGAAGGGTTACTGGGACGGTCAATTCCTTAACCTCGAAGACCCCCGGGCGCGGGTGGCGCTGGCCCCCAAACCCCCGCGCCCACCCGGCCAGCTGACGGTCAGTGGTCGTCTGGAGCGCCCAAGCCCGCAGCGGACGCCTGGCGGCTTTGACCAGGCGGCCTGGTTACGCGCCCAGGGTGGCCTGTTCACGCCGGCGCCTGGCAGCGTGCTGGGCGCGGCCCGCGTGCGGGCGTACACTCCCGCTGCGGGCCTGCAGGGCTGGTTCCGGCGCGGGCTGAGTGCCGGTCTCAGTGAACGGCACGCCGCGCTGATGCAGGCCATCGAACTGGGTGACCGCAGTGACCTGGGGCGCGAGGAATTTGCAGGCGGCTACAGTGTTCGTGACGCCTTCAACCGCGCTGGCTTGGCGCACCTGATGGCCCTGTCCGGTCAGAACGTAGCTCTGCTGACGGGCGTCGTCATCCTGATATTGAGCGGCCTGAACCTGCGCCCCCCGGCCCGCTACCTCATCCCGGCGTTCCTGCTGATTCCCTACCTGTTCCTGCTGGTGGGCATGTCCCCCAGCATTGCCCGCGCGGTGCTGATGGGCTTTGTCGCCCTGATCGGCCTGGCGGTCGGGCGGGGCCGCAGCGATCCCCTCGCCACCATCGCCCTGGCGGCCCTGGTGTGCCTGCTCATCTACCCCCTGTGGCTGCTGGACATCGGCTTTCAACTGTCGTTCCTGGCGGTGCTGGGGCTTACGCTGTCAGGGCGGCTGGCCGAGCGCCTGCCTGCCAGGTGGCCGCGCGTTCTGCGCCTGGCCCTCAGCGCCACCATCCTGGCCGAACTGGCGACCCTGCCGGTGATCGCCAGCACCTTCGGGCAGTTGCCGCTGGTGGGCCTGCCCGCCAACCTGCTGGCCGAGGTGGTGATGGCCGCGCTGGTGCCGCTGGGCTTCCTGGCGGGGCTGCTCGGCCCGGCGGGCGGCCTGGTGAACTGGCTGGTCGGTCCGCTCGCCTCGCTGTTGCTGGCCCTGGCCGAGGGGTTCGGGCGCGCCCCGGTGCTGCCGTGGGGTCACCCGGGGCCCGGCGGCTTCGCCGCTTACGCCGTCGCCGCCGCGGCGGGCGTGCTGTGGCTGCTGGGCCGCGTGCGGGGTAAAGTCGCCCTGGCCGCCGCGCTGGGCTGCGCCGTGCTGAGCGCTCTGCCGCCCATGCTGCGCCCAGTGCGCGAAATCACGTACCTGGACGTGGGTCAGGGCGACAGCACCCTGGTGCGCCTGCGCGGGTTGACCATGCTGGTCGACGCGGGCGGCTCGGTCGGCAGCGACTTCGATGTCGGCACGCGCACCGTCGTTCCCGCCCTGCGTTCGCTGGGGGTTCGGAAGATAGACGTGCTGGTCGCCACGCACGCCGATACCGACCACATCGAGGGCCTCACCGGCGTGCTGAACAGCCTGCGGGTCGGTGAAGTGTGGATCGGCCAGCCCAAGCGCGGCGACCCGGTGCTGAACCGGGTGCTTCAGGCGGCGCAGGCCCAGCGCGTCCCGGTTCGCCAGGTGTCACGCGGCGACCGCTTCAGCGTGGACGGCGTGACCTTCACCGTGCTGTGGCCGCAGCGAAACATGTTTTCTACCGCCGACAACGACAATTCCATCGTCCTGACACTGGAGTCCGGCGCGTGGCGCACCGCCCTGCTGGGCGACCTGCCCGACCCGGCTGAGAACTTCCTGGGCATCGGCAACCTGGACTTGCTCAAGGCCGCGCACCACGGCAGCCGCTACAGCACCAGCGCGGAGTTTCTGCGCCAGACCACCCCCAGGAACGCCATCATCAGCGTCGGGCGCAACACCTACGGCCACCCCCACCCCGACGTGCTGAAACGGCTGCGCGAAGCCGGCGTAAACGTCTGGCGCACCGACGAACAGGGCACCATTCACTGGCCTATTCCCTGA
- a CDS encoding SIS domain-containing protein, which translates to MTSTADFLTLLERLPGSYSGPTRPEPGPHAVVGTGEGTLAAALLRTLIGSNFTREGTQFVLSSPDAADPARTYAELAEVAGANARRISTGGQAGDVDVLVPGGALATYHYAQAVAHASGHADEAQAADRAMTTLAGQCAPHVQDNNPARDLAWSLWGRAPLLIAAPDADALPHAWQHLLARTGKTLSVPLPGDPLAIVTGAFEAQHEHGDGRVALILGDTDPALHIAREILESRIDEIIHVPYPEGTEAGYAGQLAHWYFAAWVAAYLAERYHQTPGDPPMLARAQAVLAGDDADDLSLRADHEDGRRSQVEDNDWEADDEAEERD; encoded by the coding sequence ATGACCTCTACCGCCGACTTCCTGACCCTGCTGGAACGCCTGCCCGGCAGTTACAGCGGCCCCACCCGCCCCGAACCCGGCCCGCACGCCGTGGTCGGCACCGGCGAGGGCACGCTGGCCGCCGCCCTGCTGCGCACCCTGATCGGCAGCAACTTCACTCGGGAAGGCACGCAGTTCGTGCTGTCCAGCCCCGACGCCGCCGACCCCGCCCGCACCTACGCCGAGCTGGCTGAAGTCGCCGGCGCGAACGCTCGTCGCATCAGCACCGGCGGTCAGGCCGGCGACGTCGACGTGCTGGTGCCCGGCGGGGCGCTCGCCACCTACCACTACGCCCAGGCCGTCGCGCACGCCAGCGGGCACGCCGACGAGGCCCAGGCCGCTGACCGCGCCATGACCACCCTGGCCGGGCAGTGCGCCCCGCACGTTCAGGACAACAACCCCGCCCGCGACCTGGCCTGGAGCCTGTGGGGCCGCGCCCCCCTGCTGATCGCGGCTCCCGATGCCGACGCCCTTCCCCACGCCTGGCAGCACCTGCTGGCCCGCACCGGCAAGACCCTCAGTGTACCCCTGCCCGGCGACCCCCTCGCCATCGTGACCGGCGCCTTCGAGGCCCAGCACGAGCACGGCGACGGGCGCGTTGCCCTGATCCTCGGTGACACGGATCCGGCCCTGCACATTGCCCGCGAAATCTTGGAAAGCCGCATCGACGAGATCATTCATGTGCCTTACCCGGAAGGCACCGAAGCCGGATACGCCGGGCAACTGGCCCACTGGTACTTCGCCGCCTGGGTGGCAGCGTACCTGGCCGAACGCTACCACCAGACTCCTGGCGACCCGCCCATGCTGGCCCGCGCCCAGGCCGTGCTGGCCGGAGACGACGCCGACGACCTGAGCCTGCGTGCCGACCACGAGGACGGGCGGCGCAGCCAGGTGGAAGACAACGACTGGGAGGCAGACGACGAGGCAGAGGAGAGGGACTGA
- a CDS encoding class I SAM-dependent rRNA methyltransferase, producing the protein MHPATLRDVSQSSKNLSGKKSRLPSVTLKPASVRRIAGRYPFGHAGDIQDAAPGLAPGDVVDVREPGGSLIGRGYFNADGATPLRMLNWDGGDIDLNFYRSRVREALARRAGRIADTNALRVLHAEADGLPGVVADQFGEVLSVQLRNAGVERHRDLILRALREETGATSAFERSDTGERRKEGLELVSGVLWGDVPEKVTFFEDDLTLHFAPMDAQKTGFFLDQRDNRRLMRRLVQPGQPFLDVYSYTGGFSLHAAKAGARSTAIDKDNVALGVLEREARENGVQVGLRWGDALEQLSALEKEKKTFQAIVLDPPTLAKRKDDVPRAKRIFTDGAASALRMLSPGGHLLISTCAHYFRVDDLLDAARVAAGAAQTDAEVVAITYQPADHPHLLSVPESLYLKSILLRKQA; encoded by the coding sequence ATGCATCCTGCTACGCTCAGGGATGTGAGCCAGTCGAGCAAGAACCTCTCCGGGAAGAAAAGCCGTCTCCCCAGCGTGACCCTCAAGCCCGCGTCCGTGCGCCGGATCGCGGGGCGTTACCCCTTCGGGCATGCCGGCGACATTCAGGACGCCGCGCCGGGCCTGGCGCCGGGGGACGTGGTGGACGTACGCGAGCCGGGCGGCAGCCTGATCGGGCGCGGGTACTTCAACGCGGACGGGGCCACGCCGCTGCGCATGCTGAACTGGGACGGCGGCGACATCGACCTGAATTTCTACCGCAGCCGCGTGCGTGAAGCCCTGGCCCGCCGCGCCGGCAGGATTGCCGATACCAACGCCCTGCGCGTCCTGCACGCCGAGGCGGACGGGCTGCCGGGCGTGGTGGCCGACCAGTTCGGGGAGGTGCTGAGCGTGCAACTGCGCAACGCCGGCGTGGAACGCCACCGCGACCTGATCCTGCGGGCGCTGCGCGAGGAAACCGGGGCGACCTCCGCCTTCGAGCGCAGCGACACCGGCGAACGCCGCAAGGAAGGCCTGGAACTGGTGTCCGGCGTGCTGTGGGGCGACGTGCCGGAAAAGGTCACCTTCTTCGAGGACGACCTGACCCTGCACTTTGCCCCGATGGACGCCCAGAAAACCGGCTTCTTCCTGGATCAGCGCGACAACCGCCGCCTGATGCGCCGCCTGGTGCAGCCCGGCCAGCCGTTTCTGGACGTCTACAGTTACACGGGCGGTTTCTCGCTGCATGCCGCGAAAGCCGGAGCCAGAAGCACTGCCATCGACAAGGACAACGTGGCGCTGGGCGTACTGGAGCGCGAAGCCCGCGAGAATGGTGTGCAGGTCGGCCTGCGATGGGGCGACGCGCTGGAGCAGCTGAGCGCCCTGGAAAAGGAAAAGAAGACCTTCCAGGCGATCGTCCTCGACCCGCCCACCCTCGCCAAACGCAAGGACGACGTGCCGCGCGCCAAACGCATCTTCACCGACGGCGCGGCCAGTGCCCTGCGCATGCTTTCACCCGGCGGGCACCTGCTGATCTCCACCTGCGCCCACTACTTCCGCGTGGACGACCTGCTGGACGCCGCCCGCGTCGCCGCCGGAGCCGCCCAGACCGACGCCGAAGTGGTCGCCATCACCTACCAGCCCGCCGACCACCCCCACCTCCTCAGCGTCCCCGAAAGCCTCTACCTGAAAAGCATTCTGCTCAGGAAGCAGGCGTAG
- a CDS encoding glycine-rich domain-containing protein, whose product MTILQEYAHNLNSQPSVNPQPILSYVFPDALLTRLQREHGWDSGLTLRALDEYRRFVVLAASAPQPVTPSRVVDEVWHTHLMFTRDYWERFMPLLPAPLHHEPGDGTPASEGHFREQYARTLEAYRAAFHQAPPADLWPDPAQAQPSTKRRSTKSRSTKRPNPRRTALRPVMVAALLAVVLLLLGQSLFLAFFIFVLATLLLTSLARRTPSSAQGGEGGIGFFGAFTDFSSGDSCTDEGRGDSDCGDGGSSCGSSCGGGGCSS is encoded by the coding sequence ATGACCATCCTGCAAGAGTACGCCCATAACCTGAACAGTCAGCCGTCTGTCAACCCGCAGCCCATCCTGAGTTACGTCTTTCCGGACGCCCTGCTGACCCGCCTGCAACGCGAGCACGGCTGGGACAGCGGATTGACCCTGCGCGCGCTGGACGAGTACCGCCGCTTCGTGGTGCTGGCGGCCAGCGCGCCGCAGCCGGTCACGCCGTCCAGGGTGGTAGACGAGGTGTGGCACACGCACCTGATGTTCACGCGCGACTACTGGGAGCGTTTTATGCCGCTGCTGCCCGCCCCGCTGCATCACGAACCCGGCGACGGCACCCCCGCCAGCGAAGGGCACTTCAGGGAACAGTACGCCCGCACCCTGGAGGCTTACCGCGCCGCCTTTCATCAGGCACCCCCGGCCGACCTGTGGCCCGACCCGGCGCAGGCCCAGCCCAGCACCAAGCGCCGCAGCACAAAGAGCCGCAGCACCAAGCGCCCCAATCCGCGGCGAACTGCCCTCCGGCCCGTGATGGTGGCGGCGCTGCTGGCGGTCGTCCTGCTGCTGCTGGGCCAGTCGCTGTTCCTGGCCTTTTTCATCTTCGTCCTGGCGACCCTCCTGCTGACCAGCCTGGCGCGCAGGACACCCTCTTCGGCTCAGGGGGGTGAAGGCGGCATCGGCTTCTTCGGCGCCTTCACTGACTTTTCCAGCGGGGATTCCTGCACCGACGAAGGCAGGGGCGATTCAGACTGTGGGGACGGCGGCAGCAGCTGTGGGAGTAGTTGCGGGGGCGGCGGGTGCAGTTCCTGA